A window of the Hevea brasiliensis isolate MT/VB/25A 57/8 chromosome 6, ASM3005281v1, whole genome shotgun sequence genome harbors these coding sequences:
- the LOC110634662 gene encoding transcription factor MYB33: protein MSHTTNESDDGVLSRDQIEPPLAEEGSSGGSANGGVVLKKGPWTSAEDGILIEYVKKHGEGNWNAVQKHSGLSRCGKSCRLRWANHLRPNLKKGAFTQEEEQLIIELHAKMGNKWARMAAHLPGRTDNEIKNYWNTRIKRHQRAGLPLYPPEVSFQASQERQLGLNVSGINTRDKGHQDLLRTNSYEIPDVIFDSLKANHGISPYVPELPGITASSILVKSLSSSQYGSFMSPMMHRQKRLRESMALIPGYSGSVKTDSPLFDQFQDNSFDKVAQSFGLCFPFDADPTNKNPQSFGGNRGSHTLANGNFSASKPTSGLVKMELPSLQYPEDGLGSWGTSPPPLLETVDTFIQSPPTGTVESSPRNSGLLDALLHEAKTLSSTKNHSSDKSSNSSTVIPGELAESSALNICETEWEDLGDPLSPLGQTATSLFTECTPISTCGSSLDEPPATETLTGCNAKSELVDQAWSPEREKETTTLLDVTCPDILQASDWLEQGSGYIKDQVVMMDNIATLLGDDLSSHYKQMSAGASTSNQGWRLGSCVWNNMPAVCQMSELPSENCYLSNL from the exons ATGAGTCACACGACAAATGAGAGCGACGATGGGGTGCTTTCCAGGGATCAAATTGAACCCCCATTGGCTGAGGAAGGTAGCTCCGGTGGAAGTGCAAATGGAGGAGTCGTGCTGAAAAAAGGGCCATGGACATCTGCTGAAGATGGAATTTTGATAGAATATGTGAAGAAGCATGGGGAAGGGAATTGGAATGCGGTTCAGAAGCATTCAGGGCTTTCCCGATGTGGCAAAAGCTGCAGATTACGGTGGGCCAATCACCTGAGGCCTAATTTGAAGAAAGGGGCATTTACTCAAGAAGAAGAACAGCTAATCATTGAACTCCATGCCAAGATGGGAAACAAATGGGCACGCATGGCTGCACAT TTGCCTGGTCGTACGGACAATGAGATAAAGAATTACTGGAACACCCGAATTAAGAGGCATCAACGGGCTGGCTTACCTCTTTATCCTCCTGAAGTCTCATTTCAAGCATCGCAGGAGAGACAACTAGGCCTTAATGTTAGTGGAATCAACACCAGGGACAAAGGTCATCAAGATCTCTTGCGAACCAACAGTTATGAGATACCTGATGTTATATTTGACAGTTTAAAGGCCAACCATGGCATCTCACCTTATGTGCCTGAACTTCCTGGTATTACTGCAAGCAGCATACTAGTGAAAAGTCTGAGTTCTTCTCAATATGGTAGCTTCATGTCGCCAATGATGCATCGTCAAAAGCGTCTTCGAGAATCAATGGCCTTAATCCCTGGTTACAGTGGCAGTGTAAAAACTGATTCCCCCCTGTTTGACCAGTTTCAGGATAATTCTTTTGACAAAGTTGCCCAATCCTTTGGGTTGTGTTTCCCATTTGATGCTGATCCCACCAACAAGAACCCACAGTCCTTTGGTGGCAATCGGGGTAGCCATACCCTTGCAAATGGCAATTTCTCTGCTTCAAAGCCCACCTCTGGGCTTGTGAAGATGGAGCTCCCTTCACTCCAATATCCAGAAGATGGTTTAGGTAGCTGGGGGACGTCCCCGCCACCTTTACTTGAAACTGTTGACACTTTTATCCAGTCTCCACCTACAGGGACAGTTGAGTCTTCTCCACGTAATAGTGGCCTATTGGATGCTTTACTTCATGAGGCTAAAACTCTAAGCAGCACAAAGAATCATTCATCCGACAAGAGTTCAAATTCATCTACGGTTATTCCTGGTGAACTTGCTGAAAGTTCTGCCTTGAATATTTGTGAGACAGAATGGGAAGACTTAGGTGATCCCCTTTCCCCACTGGGTCAAACTGCAACTTCTCTTTTCACTGAGTGCACTCCTATAAGTACCTGTGGAAGTTCTTTGGATGAACCACCTGCTACTGAGACCTTAACTG GTTGCAATGCAAAATCAGAACTAGTTGATCAAGCCTGGAGTCCAGAAAGAGAGAAGGAAACCACTACTCTGTTGGATGTTACTTGCCCTGATATTTTGCAAGCTTCCGATTGGCTTGAACAGGGTTCTGGTTATATTAAGGACCAAGTCGTTATGATGGATAACATAGCAACCCTTCTTGGTGATGATTTGAGTAGTCATTATAAGCAAATGTCTGCTGGAGCTTCTACATCAAATCAAGGATGGAGGCTTGGTTCTTGTGTTTGGAATAACATGCCTGCTGTCTGTCAAATGTCTGAACTCCCTTCAGAAAACTGCTATCTAtcaaatttatga